Proteins from one Ignavibacteria bacterium genomic window:
- a CDS encoding STAS domain-containing protein — translation MNQPEYQIQQEANGSARVTVLAGSFDIFCDMDAFSKELGDLAKTCREIAVDLEAVRHIDITTVCALIKIQRLLSKYHGEAGKLVLLNPTKFVGEILSCMHADRILELEYEVDITWMEEGE, via the coding sequence ATGAATCAACCGGAGTATCAAATCCAGCAGGAAGCTAACGGCTCGGCAAGAGTGACAGTCCTTGCTGGATCCTTCGATATTTTCTGCGACATGGATGCTTTTAGCAAGGAGCTTGGCGATTTAGCCAAAACATGCAGGGAGATCGCAGTTGATTTAGAAGCAGTGCGTCATATCGACATCACAACTGTATGCGCCCTGATTAAAATTCAACGTCTACTCTCTAAATATCATGGCGAAGCCGGTAAGCTCGTGCTGCTAAATCCAACAAAATTTGTTGGCGAAATTTTATCCTGCATGCACGCAGACCGGATTTTAGAGCTTGAGTATGAAGTAGACATCACATGGATGGAGGAGGGTGAATAA
- a CDS encoding helix-turn-helix domain-containing protein, whose product MPEVNVECNLEDSSQCGEQKWQVVTVSFLPNEWENLAAFVLEDNPALRPKLSGDLRDRVAQVERNRAIPEYGADNTEAEPPNCLRELRLRSRLNINEAAAALGQNFDAAKVSRQERGSRKLSAEDIIAYAALYKVPTYRLFVNFSAALDAGEEDLSDVS is encoded by the coding sequence ATGCCGGAAGTGAATGTGGAGTGCAACCTGGAAGATTCGTCGCAGTGTGGTGAGCAAAAGTGGCAGGTTGTCACCGTCTCGTTTCTACCTAATGAATGGGAAAACCTTGCCGCTTTCGTTTTAGAGGACAACCCGGCGCTCCGGCCAAAGCTATCTGGCGATTTGAGAGATCGCGTGGCGCAGGTGGAGCGTAACCGGGCGATCCCGGAATATGGCGCAGACAACACGGAAGCCGAGCCTCCTAACTGCTTGCGTGAATTACGGCTGCGTTCGCGGCTCAACATCAACGAAGCCGCCGCCGCGCTAGGGCAAAACTTCGATGCGGCAAAAGTCTCACGTCAGGAGCGCGGTTCTCGCAAGCTATCCGCCGAGGACATCATTGCTTACGCGGCGCTATACAAGGTTCCTACGTATCGCCTGTTTGTGAATTTTTCAGCGGCCTTAGATGCTGGCGAAGAAGATTTAAGCGACGTAAGCTAA
- a CDS encoding DEAD/DEAH box helicase, which translates to MKKTRGILIADQPGTGKTLESLAIIAERQLFPALIICPANLRLNWLREVQRWLPDIKAQAVLSGGGCDKTADVLIINYELLLQNLVTLHSIPFQVMVCDEFHYVKSPGSKRSILVRELSQRIAYRIGLTGTPIQNRPIEALNQIDILGRLWCSHDQFREQYCGPTTVWNGYKHVQEYKGSSNELGLHNMMQSFTIRRRKQDVLPDLPEKQFSVIPVEIPNMAEYRKAEADFRQWVAEFGEQSLELEYQDSFDLDSELPFAQMKRLQAEKLRHFSKLRGIIAAGKEQIARDWVANFLESDEKLLVFALHINVQQALVKAFPGCAHVLGADSMQNRMANVDRFQTDPDCRLAVLSMQAAAEGLTLTAASDVYFPELGWAPGHIEQCIDRAHRIGQQADAVNGYFTVAINTVEESVARLLDWKSETISLATDGKLLVDVLISQMLKGY; encoded by the coding sequence TTGAAAAAGACTCGTGGCATCCTCATTGCCGATCAGCCGGGAACTGGAAAAACGCTAGAATCTCTCGCCATTATCGCGGAGCGGCAACTGTTCCCGGCTTTGATTATCTGCCCTGCAAACCTGCGCTTAAACTGGCTGCGCGAAGTACAACGCTGGCTGCCTGATATAAAGGCACAAGCCGTCTTATCCGGTGGCGGCTGCGATAAAACAGCGGACGTGCTGATTATCAATTACGAATTGCTCTTGCAAAACTTAGTGACGTTACACAGCATTCCGTTTCAGGTGATGGTTTGTGACGAATTTCACTATGTCAAGTCGCCCGGATCTAAACGCTCGATTTTAGTGCGCGAGTTGAGCCAGCGTATCGCCTACCGCATTGGGTTGACCGGCACCCCTATTCAGAATCGACCGATTGAAGCCCTGAACCAGATCGATATTCTTGGTCGTCTATGGTGCTCCCATGACCAATTCCGCGAACAGTATTGCGGCCCAACTACCGTATGGAATGGTTACAAGCACGTCCAGGAGTATAAAGGAAGCTCGAATGAGCTTGGTCTGCACAATATGATGCAGTCCTTCACCATTAGGCGCAGGAAACAAGACGTGCTGCCTGATTTGCCGGAAAAGCAGTTTAGCGTCATTCCGGTCGAGATCCCTAACATGGCGGAGTATCGTAAGGCGGAAGCGGATTTTCGCCAGTGGGTCGCGGAGTTCGGCGAACAGTCGCTTGAACTGGAGTACCAGGATAGCTTTGATCTAGATAGCGAACTGCCGTTTGCTCAAATGAAACGTTTGCAGGCTGAAAAGCTGCGGCATTTCTCCAAATTGCGCGGAATTATCGCCGCCGGTAAGGAGCAAATCGCCCGAGACTGGGTAGCAAACTTCCTGGAAAGTGATGAAAAATTACTGGTGTTTGCATTGCACATCAATGTGCAGCAGGCGCTTGTCAAGGCGTTTCCCGGTTGTGCCCACGTTCTCGGCGCGGACAGCATGCAAAACCGCATGGCGAACGTGGATCGCTTCCAAACCGACCCGGATTGTAGGTTGGCGGTGCTCTCCATGCAGGCCGCTGCCGAAGGCTTGACGCTTACCGCTGCCTCGGACGTGTATTTCCCGGAGCTTGGTTGGGCACCAGGACACATCGAGCAGTGCATTGACCGTGCCCACCGCATCGGCCAACAGGCAGATGCGGTAAACGGCTATTTTACCGTGGCGATCAATACGGTAGAAGAAAGCGTAGCGCGGTTGCTGGATTGGAAAAGTGAAACGATCAGTCTCGCCACCGATGGTAAATTACTGGTCGATGTTTTGATTAGTCAGATGTTGAAAGGATATTAA
- a CDS encoding AAA family ATPase, whose translation MNNVLEGNERLEAALQYVRDGYSVIPVNNQTKRSLIKWKEFQTRLPTENEILQWWEQFPSASVAIVTGKLSNIIVLDADLRHGARPDAIFEKAPTSRIVQTGNGYHFWYQYPEGYEVIPPLTSVLESVSLGLDVRGDGSYVIVPPSMHKSGAQYLWYQEEEIGVLPDKFCKEILKNYHSSNTTEQDSKATPEAPNEEKWLSNIIAGVGEGERNQALTKYVGYLAGKGIPIDVATRIVEEWDSTKNIPPLRAEDPAQFQRTIESVYNMERAKTAAAKTNDSGLEFTMQDYNSYMMEYVSEEVSWLIDGWVPLATTGLIVSPPATYKTWLLADLAVSVATGTPFLGRFKPSITGPVFMFQQEDAHQIIASRLNLISTVRMPNLVPDVNWDEKRDDFTFRMPPKIPIYIHPERMLRFGDRYSIERLEYFVKTYRPVLVILDPLYSAAGTDDYMASAAGDMMIFKRLRDEYGTTFLVAHHTKKGADGGREGAWGSQFLNAWLETGWQIRKTEMPNVVTLMRHFKNTGTMDTVALQFDIDDATDWRYNVILDDEDREVAAVASPNSSHDIITNALSHGGMDISELVEVTGKNRTTVYRCINQMLKDAEIVKVDRKFFLQKLIATQMFD comes from the coding sequence GTGAACAATGTGTTAGAAGGGAATGAGAGGCTTGAGGCCGCGCTGCAATATGTCCGAGACGGCTACTCTGTTATTCCTGTTAATAATCAAACAAAGAGATCGTTGATTAAGTGGAAAGAGTTCCAAACTCGCCTCCCTACCGAAAACGAAATCCTCCAATGGTGGGAGCAGTTCCCTTCCGCATCGGTGGCGATTGTCACCGGCAAGCTGTCGAACATTATTGTATTGGACGCCGACCTTCGCCATGGCGCGAGGCCGGACGCGATTTTCGAGAAAGCTCCAACTAGTCGAATCGTACAAACTGGAAACGGCTATCACTTTTGGTATCAATACCCGGAAGGGTATGAGGTAATTCCTCCACTCACCTCAGTGCTCGAATCTGTTTCTCTTGGCCTTGACGTGCGTGGCGATGGCAGTTACGTGATTGTGCCGCCCTCAATGCACAAAAGCGGAGCACAATATCTCTGGTATCAAGAGGAAGAAATAGGTGTTTTACCAGATAAATTTTGCAAAGAGATTCTCAAGAATTACCATTCTAGCAATACAACCGAGCAGGATTCTAAAGCCACTCCCGAAGCGCCTAACGAAGAAAAATGGCTCAGTAACATCATCGCTGGCGTTGGTGAAGGCGAACGCAACCAAGCATTAACTAAATATGTTGGGTATCTTGCCGGTAAGGGCATCCCAATAGATGTCGCGACCCGCATTGTCGAAGAGTGGGATAGCACAAAGAACATCCCGCCCTTGCGGGCAGAAGATCCGGCGCAGTTTCAACGCACCATCGAGAGCGTTTACAACATGGAGCGGGCTAAAACCGCTGCCGCCAAGACTAACGATTCCGGTCTTGAGTTCACCATGCAGGATTACAATTCCTACATGATGGAATACGTCTCGGAAGAAGTATCTTGGTTGATTGATGGTTGGGTGCCACTTGCCACTACTGGATTGATCGTTAGCCCTCCTGCAACTTATAAAACTTGGCTCCTGGCTGATCTAGCGGTTTCAGTAGCCACAGGAACACCATTTTTAGGGCGTTTTAAGCCTAGTATTACAGGCCCGGTGTTCATGTTTCAGCAGGAAGACGCGCACCAGATTATCGCCTCGCGCTTAAACTTGATCTCTACCGTGCGCATGCCCAATCTGGTGCCAGACGTAAATTGGGATGAAAAGCGCGACGATTTCACTTTTCGTATGCCACCAAAGATTCCGATTTACATTCACCCGGAGCGCATGCTGCGTTTTGGTGACCGCTACTCCATCGAGCGTTTAGAGTATTTCGTGAAAACTTATAGGCCGGTATTGGTGATCCTTGACCCGCTTTACTCTGCCGCTGGCACGGATGATTATATGGCGAGTGCCGCTGGCGACATGATGATTTTCAAGCGCCTGCGTGATGAATACGGCACTACCTTCCTGGTGGCGCACCATACAAAAAAGGGCGCGGACGGCGGACGTGAAGGCGCGTGGGGTAGCCAGTTCTTGAATGCTTGGTTGGAAACCGGCTGGCAAATTCGTAAAACGGAAATGCCGAATGTCGTCACTTTGATGCGCCACTTCAAAAACACCGGCACGATGGACACTGTAGCGTTGCAGTTTGATATTGATGATGCAACTGATTGGCGCTACAACGTTATTCTCGATGATGAAGATAGAGAAGTCGCAGCAGTAGCGAGTCCTAACTCAAGTCACGACATAATTACCAATGCCCTCTCTCATGGTGGAATGGATATTAGCGAATTGGTTGAAGTCACCGGCAAGAATCGCACTACGGTTTACCGCTGCATTAATCAAATGCTTAAAGATGCTGAGATAGTGAAAGTAGACCGTAAATTTTTCTTGCAAAAACTGATCGCTACGCAAATGTTCGACTAG
- a CDS encoding PD-(D/E)XK nuclease family protein produces the protein MQNLGRTVSYSEISTWLSCRYRWMFAYEQDLRPLIGSPELDLGTVTHACLAAIHSSAFDGVMMQKNAKDAAEKWIDETAAKRTMLEGGMQELRKTAELAYHLAFRAMEYIGVDRWETVSYNGSPLIERTLIVPLAYTGGYKFIPDWVARDRVTGTVWAFDYKVRKTLQEEDGSQFVQLPTYQAALHQLGIKVDGTATLQIRNKLPTIPKLNKDGSVSRENITTSWDIYRTFVIQHGLNVLDYEDMKDKLSNVKFFSMDQRYRNEETLQRIWSTIVEPAARGIAEGSVGAVMARTGFNCNRCDYCPICDAILDGDDVEWIKSVHYVKEERHKNAK, from the coding sequence ATGCAAAACCTGGGAAGGACAGTTAGTTATTCAGAAATTTCAACGTGGCTGAGTTGTCGCTACCGTTGGATGTTTGCCTACGAGCAGGATTTGCGACCACTTATCGGCAGTCCTGAGCTTGACCTTGGAACGGTTACGCATGCTTGCCTTGCCGCTATCCATTCATCCGCTTTTGACGGCGTGATGATGCAAAAGAACGCGAAAGACGCGGCTGAGAAGTGGATTGATGAAACTGCCGCCAAACGCACCATGTTAGAGGGCGGCATGCAGGAGTTGCGCAAAACAGCGGAACTTGCTTACCACCTTGCTTTTCGCGCCATGGAGTATATAGGCGTTGACCGTTGGGAAACTGTTTCCTATAACGGCAGTCCGCTGATTGAGCGCACTCTAATCGTTCCATTGGCTTATACCGGAGGGTACAAGTTTATCCCTGACTGGGTTGCGCGAGATCGCGTCACTGGTACAGTATGGGCATTTGACTACAAGGTGCGCAAAACGCTTCAGGAAGAAGACGGTTCTCAGTTCGTGCAACTTCCGACCTACCAAGCGGCATTACACCAGCTTGGAATCAAGGTGGATGGCACAGCAACCTTGCAAATTCGTAATAAATTGCCGACAATCCCGAAGTTAAATAAGGATGGAAGTGTCAGTCGTGAAAACATTACTACTAGTTGGGATATTTATCGCACTTTCGTGATCCAGCACGGCTTGAACGTTTTAGATTATGAGGACATGAAAGATAAGCTGTCAAACGTCAAGTTTTTCAGCATGGATCAGCGTTATCGCAACGAAGAAACCTTGCAACGCATCTGGAGCACCATTGTTGAGCCTGCGGCGCGAGGCATTGCGGAAGGTAGTGTCGGTGCGGTGATGGCGCGGACTGGCTTCAACTGCAACCGTTGCGACTATTGTCCGATTTGTGACGCCATCCTTGATGGCGACGACGTGGAATGGATTAAGTCTGTGCATTATGTGAAGGAGGAGCGCCACAAAAATGCCAAATAG
- a CDS encoding helix-turn-helix domain-containing protein — protein MRRYSTEEMRYIISLAEKIGASEAARICSVPVNTINSWLFYARRAKKNDAEKYTVEQKYEIVRYAQEYGTHAASQDNGVSEYTLSKWRREFENGDHHGYRVVKRKRLGFYLNRNVFKRRLKKLGIKQKDLAAMVGRDVMTISAYANGSRSMKPAIAEKIAAILQVEFKDLVSK, from the coding sequence ATGCGCCGTTATTCTACTGAAGAAATGCGCTATATCATTTCGCTTGCTGAAAAAATTGGCGCTTCGGAAGCCGCTAGAATTTGTTCAGTGCCAGTTAATACTATAAATTCCTGGCTATTCTATGCCAGACGCGCAAAGAAGAATGATGCGGAAAAGTATACTGTTGAGCAAAAATACGAGATTGTCCGTTACGCGCAGGAATATGGAACGCATGCTGCTTCTCAGGATAATGGTGTTTCTGAATATACCCTAAGCAAATGGCGAAGAGAATTTGAGAATGGAGACCACCATGGATATCGGGTTGTCAAGCGTAAACGACTCGGATTTTATCTTAATCGCAATGTGTTCAAACGTCGGTTGAAAAAACTCGGTATTAAGCAAAAGGATTTGGCGGCAATGGTTGGCCGTGATGTAATGACAATATCTGCTTACGCGAACGGAAGCCGCTCGATGAAGCCTGCAATCGCGGAAAAGATCGCTGCCATACTTCAGGTTGAATTTAAGGATTTAGTTAGTAAATAG